A window of Mucilaginibacter paludis DSM 18603 contains these coding sequences:
- a CDS encoding polysaccharide deacetylase family protein encodes MILLSFDIEEFDMPFEYGKEIAFDEQLAISTEGTLKILAILAKRNIKATFYCTANYALNKRDIIAKIVNEGHEIASHGYYHSDFKPEHLQQSKDVLEQLSGQTVKGYRMARMMPVDEREIFKAGYQYNSSINPTFLPGRYNNFGKPRTWFHQDGVLQLPSSVSPLVRFPLFWLSFHNLPMGMLKWLCTVTHRKDGYLNLYFHPWEFTDLHKPEKFGFPGYVVKNTGVNFEKRIDTFIAWAQQKGYGFATSAEFVEKVIG; translated from the coding sequence ATGATCCTGTTAAGTTTTGATATTGAAGAGTTTGATATGCCGTTTGAGTACGGTAAAGAGATTGCTTTTGATGAGCAGTTAGCCATATCAACCGAGGGCACGCTTAAAATACTGGCTATATTAGCCAAAAGAAACATTAAAGCTACATTTTACTGCACCGCCAATTACGCGCTGAACAAGCGCGATATCATAGCTAAAATAGTAAACGAAGGGCACGAAATAGCTTCGCACGGTTATTACCACTCCGACTTTAAACCCGAGCACCTCCAACAATCTAAAGATGTATTGGAACAACTATCAGGGCAAACCGTTAAGGGCTACCGAATGGCCCGGATGATGCCTGTGGATGAGCGCGAAATATTTAAGGCCGGTTATCAATATAACTCATCTATCAACCCTACCTTTTTGCCGGGCAGGTACAATAATTTCGGCAAACCTCGTACCTGGTTTCATCAGGATGGTGTTTTACAATTGCCTTCTTCCGTTTCGCCATTGGTACGGTTCCCGCTTTTCTGGCTCTCGTTCCATAACCTACCTATGGGCATGTTAAAATGGCTATGTACGGTAACCCACCGCAAAGACGGCTATCTTAACCTCTACTTCCACCCCTGGGAATTTACAGACCTGCATAAACCTGAAAAATTTGGTTTCCCCGGGTATGTGGTAAAAAACACCGGCGTCAATTTTGAAAAACGGATTGACACCTTTATTGCGTGGGCGCAACAAAAGGGCTACGGGTTTGCAACCAGCGCTGAGTTTGTGGAGAAGGTTATTGGTTGA
- a CDS encoding glycosyltransferase family 2 protein: MKRKISVVVPSFNEEGNIELLASRLLVALKNFPAYNYEVIFIDDGSSDRTLDKLKSLSLTDPNLFYLELSRNFGHQNALKAGYDFATGDCIISMDGDMQHPPELIGQFIEKWEEGYDVVYSCREYQDDATIFKTKTSDIFYKMINSLSDTKLEKGTADFRLIDRKVANVLVQLNENGLFMRGLIKWLGFKQYAIHYQADPRFSGKSKYTLRRMVKFAVEGITAFSVRPLYIATGIGLFFSLMSLLYIPYILISYYCGHVVSGWSSVLASVVFFGGIQLMVLGIIGMYLGKLFMQAKQRPNYIIRSTNLESQKHDPVKF; the protein is encoded by the coding sequence ATGAAAAGGAAGATATCGGTAGTTGTACCCTCGTTTAACGAAGAAGGCAACATTGAACTTTTAGCTTCCCGGTTATTGGTTGCCCTAAAAAATTTCCCCGCTTACAATTACGAGGTTATTTTTATTGATGATGGAAGCTCAGACCGAACATTAGATAAGCTAAAATCGCTGTCGCTAACGGATCCTAACCTGTTCTACCTGGAGCTGTCGCGCAATTTTGGACACCAGAATGCATTGAAGGCAGGCTATGATTTTGCTACCGGGGATTGCATCATCAGTATGGATGGCGATATGCAACACCCACCCGAACTGATAGGTCAGTTTATTGAAAAATGGGAAGAAGGTTACGATGTGGTATACTCCTGCCGCGAATACCAGGATGACGCTACCATATTTAAAACCAAAACATCGGATATTTTTTACAAGATGATTAACTCGCTGTCGGACACCAAACTTGAAAAAGGGACGGCCGACTTCAGGTTGATTGACCGTAAAGTGGCCAACGTTTTAGTTCAACTGAATGAAAATGGCTTGTTTATGCGCGGCCTCATCAAATGGCTGGGCTTTAAGCAATATGCTATCCATTACCAGGCCGATCCCCGTTTTTCGGGTAAAAGTAAATATACGCTAAGACGGATGGTAAAGTTTGCGGTTGAAGGTATAACTGCCTTTAGTGTAAGGCCCTTATATATAGCAACCGGTATCGGATTGTTTTTCTCCTTAATGTCCTTGCTATACATCCCCTATATTCTCATCAGTTATTATTGCGGTCACGTGGTTTCGGGATGGTCGTCAGTATTGGCATCTGTGGTGTTTTTCGGCGGCATACAATTGATGGTATTAGGTATCATCGGCATGTACCTGGGCAAGCTGTTTATGCAGGCCAAGCAGCGCCCTAACTACATCATCAGATCAACAAACCTCGAAAGCCAAAAGCATGATCCTGTTAAGTTTTGA